A genomic region of Bdellovibrionales bacterium contains the following coding sequences:
- a CDS encoding ABC transporter permease subunit codes for MIAESGLSFLGLGAPPTSPTWGALLNAGRRVLTEAPHISIFPGSAILILVLGFNLIGDGLRDYLDPRRTES; via the coding sequence ATCATTGCGGAATCAGGCCTTAGCTTTTTAGGCCTGGGGGCCCCCCCGACGAGTCCAACTTGGGGCGCCTTACTTAATGCTGGACGCCGCGTTCTTACTGAGGCTCCTCACATCAGCATCTTTCCTGGATCCGCTATTCTGATTCTTGTGCTTGGCTTTAATTTAATTGGGGACGGTTTGAGAGATTACCTCGACCCACGTCGAACGGAATCTTAG
- a CDS encoding NDP-sugar synthase, which yields MNAMILAAGLGERLRPHTINRAKPSLPFLNIPLLGYSHYYLSQVGVKRLIINTHHAPESIHFAARQLPFEQNMKLEFTYEYPNILGSGGGIKKAEKFLRGQGNFLVSNGDEVMIAPSGLTNLWQNHLKTGAIATLLVCTHSEVGSRFGGVWVNDHDEVIGFGKLALPGSVKAYHYTGLACLNDRIFDHIPGEIPLNLLYDCLTTAIRGGDPVRVFEEQMLWFETGSETDFLSATKDCLQVLSQEDLFGQCLRKIIKNFRPQIREHRKGIWCGKNSKISSLAALNGNCLIGDDVIIEDRATVHNFAVIGDRSIINENARIDKAVIGSEVVIQPQQEVSDCLIF from the coding sequence ATGAATGCCATGATATTGGCTGCCGGTCTTGGCGAAAGACTTCGACCTCATACAATCAATCGCGCCAAACCATCTCTGCCTTTTCTGAATATTCCGTTACTTGGCTATTCTCATTATTACCTTTCCCAAGTGGGAGTCAAAAGGCTCATCATCAACACGCACCATGCACCTGAATCAATTCACTTCGCGGCCAGACAGCTTCCTTTTGAACAGAATATGAAATTGGAATTCACATATGAATATCCAAATATACTTGGCAGCGGCGGGGGCATTAAGAAAGCTGAGAAATTTCTTCGTGGCCAAGGAAATTTTCTGGTCTCCAACGGCGATGAGGTTATGATCGCGCCCTCCGGACTAACAAACCTGTGGCAAAATCACCTAAAAACGGGAGCGATCGCGACTCTTCTTGTTTGTACCCACAGCGAAGTGGGATCTCGCTTTGGTGGGGTGTGGGTTAATGACCACGATGAAGTCATTGGATTTGGGAAACTGGCTCTCCCCGGCTCCGTAAAAGCCTATCACTACACTGGATTAGCTTGCTTGAATGATCGAATCTTTGATCACATCCCAGGCGAAATCCCTTTGAATTTACTTTACGACTGCCTCACGACTGCAATCAGAGGCGGCGATCCTGTACGCGTTTTTGAGGAACAAATGCTTTGGTTTGAAACAGGCTCTGAGACCGATTTTCTATCGGCCACGAAAGATTGCCTCCAAGTTCTCAGTCAGGAGGACTTGTTCGGCCAGTGCCTGCGTAAAATTATAAAAAATTTTCGTCCCCAAATAAGAGAACATAGAAAAGGGATCTGGTGTGGGAAAAACAGCAAGATTTCATCCCTTGCCGCCCTCAACGGAAATTGTCTCATCGGTGACGACGTAATCATCGAGGATCGCGCCACTGTTCATAATTTTGCCGTGATAGGAGATCGCTCAATTATTAACGAAAATGCCAGGATAGATAAAGCAGTGATTGGATCGGAAGTTGTGATTCAACCTCAGCAAGAAGTATCGGATTGCCTCATCTTCTGA
- a CDS encoding energy transducer TonB produces the protein MNTVNLIPKRKKTYSIGFIAISLALHGAILYLILALPPQLSFLQGNKNGPTQIEITNGAPEDQKKVTPVSLPDPIPSPAQLERPMQPVQRVQPAQSMRSVKDDRTAPEEKKLDPVAPSENLKAPSFADEAKEATEEKVTNESPGENEPKKDAGPIEEITANGNGTELANEEEALPAGTRLNSDLKQNPGNKQPVYPQIARQKGWEGTVGLTYNISPEGSVSDIEITRSSGYEVLDQEAVHAVSLFRYLPQQEGRTYHRVTFMLTQNSQPPKK, from the coding sequence ATGAACACTGTGAACCTAATTCCAAAACGAAAAAAGACCTATTCCATCGGATTTATTGCGATTTCTTTGGCTTTACACGGAGCAATTCTCTACTTGATATTAGCACTCCCCCCCCAATTGAGCTTTCTTCAAGGTAACAAAAATGGTCCAACCCAAATAGAAATAACCAATGGGGCACCAGAAGATCAGAAGAAAGTGACACCCGTTTCATTGCCCGATCCAATACCATCGCCGGCTCAATTGGAGAGACCAATGCAGCCAGTACAGCGAGTACAACCAGCGCAATCAATGCGATCGGTAAAAGATGATAGGACTGCTCCAGAAGAAAAGAAATTAGACCCCGTTGCGCCTTCTGAGAATCTCAAAGCTCCTTCCTTTGCTGATGAGGCAAAAGAAGCTACCGAAGAGAAAGTAACAAATGAGTCCCCTGGAGAAAATGAACCTAAAAAAGACGCCGGTCCAATTGAAGAGATAACAGCAAACGGAAATGGAACCGAACTGGCAAACGAAGAAGAAGCTCTTCCCGCAGGAACTCGACTCAATTCTGATTTGAAACAAAATCCAGGAAACAAACAACCTGTCTATCCCCAAATTGCGCGACAGAAGGGATGGGAAGGCACCGTTGGCCTGACCTATAACATCTCCCCAGAGGGAAGTGTTTCAGACATCGAAATCACACGCTCCTCAGGATATGAGGTTCTCGACCAAGAAGCAGTTCATGCTGTGTCTCTTTTTCGATATCTCCCTCAACAAGAAGGAAGAACATACCATCGAGTGACCTTTATGCTGACGCAAAACTCCCAGCCTCCAAAAAAATGA
- a CDS encoding ABC transporter permease — MIKFLIQRVFASLPVVLGVCTLTFFLIHLVPGDPIDIMLGEQASAIDKEALRADLRLNLPLHIQYFEFVKRVVKFDLGKSLHKRQPVSAELLERFPATLELTCAAMFFALLAGVPLGVGAAVRRSSWPDHVVTLTGLLSMSIPGIFLGPLLIWVFALQLDLFPVSERGGLNHLILPALSLAIPICAVISRMTRMSMLEVVREDYIRVAKAKGLTPFYVYGKHALANALMPLITIVGLQVGALLTGTVITETIFDWPGIGTLLIQAIQSRDYPVVQGCVLLISLIYVSVNTATDIAYGFANPKVRLT, encoded by the coding sequence GTGATAAAATTTCTCATCCAAAGAGTTTTCGCGTCACTCCCCGTCGTTCTCGGAGTCTGTACCTTGACTTTCTTTTTGATTCATCTCGTCCCTGGAGATCCTATTGATATCATGCTTGGAGAGCAGGCTTCCGCTATCGATAAAGAGGCTCTCAGGGCCGATTTGCGACTTAACCTCCCCCTCCATATTCAATACTTTGAGTTCGTAAAGAGAGTGGTCAAATTTGATCTTGGAAAATCTCTTCACAAACGACAGCCCGTTTCTGCTGAACTTCTCGAACGCTTTCCTGCAACCCTGGAACTTACATGTGCCGCCATGTTTTTTGCTCTCCTCGCCGGTGTTCCACTGGGGGTCGGAGCGGCCGTTCGCCGATCGAGCTGGCCAGATCATGTTGTCACTTTGACCGGGCTCTTGAGCATGTCCATTCCGGGAATTTTTCTTGGACCCTTATTGATTTGGGTCTTTGCCCTGCAATTGGATTTATTTCCCGTCAGTGAGAGAGGGGGGCTCAATCACCTCATCTTGCCAGCACTGAGTTTGGCCATCCCCATCTGCGCAGTGATTAGTCGGATGACCCGCATGTCTATGCTGGAAGTTGTTCGAGAAGATTACATACGAGTGGCCAAGGCAAAGGGATTAACCCCATTCTACGTTTACGGAAAGCACGCCCTCGCAAACGCTCTTATGCCCTTGATAACAATCGTGGGCCTGCAGGTGGGAGCTCTCCTCACGGGAACGGTGATCACGGAGACTATTTTTGATTGGCCCGGCATTGGAACTCTTCTCATTCAAGCCATTCAAAGTCGAGATTACCCGGTCGTGCAGGGTTGTGTACTCTTAATTTCTCTCATTTATGTCTCGGTAAATACAGCAACCGATATCGCTTACGGCTTCGCTAATCCTAAAGTGAGATTGACATGA
- a CDS encoding ABC transporter permease, producing the protein MKFLNWMRSPRGLGLCGASMVSLVLLLALFAPVLSPQDPNYMSLSERFASPSIKHPFGLDENGSDVFAKVAYGARISLGVGITVVVVSLFVGLVVGSLAGVLGGWIDGCICGFINIVYSFPSFLLALALIAMLGPSIKNVIIAMCLSSWTGYARLVRGEILHLRERDFIQTVKALGGSRLRQTVIHIWPNLTGPLIVHSTFAIA; encoded by the coding sequence ATGAAATTCCTGAATTGGATGAGGTCCCCGAGGGGACTGGGACTCTGTGGAGCTTCAATGGTTTCCTTGGTTCTTCTGCTTGCGCTGTTTGCTCCGGTTCTATCTCCACAGGACCCCAATTATATGTCTCTTTCTGAGCGATTTGCGAGTCCCAGCATCAAACATCCCTTCGGGTTGGACGAAAATGGCAGCGACGTCTTCGCAAAGGTCGCTTACGGAGCACGGATAAGTTTGGGCGTGGGGATCACAGTCGTCGTCGTAAGTTTGTTCGTCGGCCTTGTCGTTGGATCGTTAGCCGGGGTTCTTGGAGGGTGGATAGATGGCTGCATATGTGGCTTTATTAATATCGTGTATTCCTTTCCAAGTTTTCTTCTCGCCCTCGCTCTGATTGCAATGTTAGGACCTTCTATAAAGAACGTAATCATTGCCATGTGTTTAAGCTCCTGGACGGGTTACGCCCGTCTCGTTCGAGGAGAGATTCTCCATTTACGAGAACGTGATTTTATTCAAACCGTCAAGGCTCTCGGGGGCAGTCGACTTCGTCAGACAGTTATACATATTTGGCCTAATCTTACAGGGCCATTGATTGTCCACTCCACTTTTGCAATCGCCTGA
- a CDS encoding TonB-dependent receptor, with amino-acid sequence MFLFVGKSVAHAKNIAIESEDLITAPRIEPFSERSGLWPHHESQSTQELDGHSNWWSRILGQPGIDSRQEGIPAISVRGSVKSDRTLLLLNGIPLNLSDGMGPSGLLIPEEIVGSSDFIRGPASAFYGRSALGGVINNRTEIHSHPKIQMSTDSLGLTTTQGILPYPFRGQGRGQVSVMRQIDNGNYPFTVLSNGVTGTRLHNDKQINRYTLSNETSLKKWKVKQIALYAEKKGNYPARIDSPTTSLTPPSGLIDNQIGLFGLSLNRELNSMSSFVWNLSGIRSDQKYDLDMPSFSATRTDRIFQSFQFSTISNSTWASQVFFDQYYDEYQASYLSEGPFHSTEIEGGGTLQIPISSELSIQPGVRYSEKFKKLTSSFGVFQNTNTLSKWITFSQGYRNPTLVDRYCQNSFCLGNPNLQPEESEQLEVGYATKAEPTVLFPDWSLDHSISIFRTFHQNYFEYEFVEGKYRTENRSGAVVFGAEGLINLSTAFQMTTLSFTYLESENLDSKRSLNLVPKFLGTIETKVSLAQGWQGWAKLTYIGSYPDQLNSSSPVVDLGNTYLVDLGAVWHHKGWNASVSGLNILDKPIERQVGYPERQVSILAKLSWEIM; translated from the coding sequence ATGTTCCTTTTCGTTGGAAAATCCGTCGCGCACGCAAAGAATATTGCGATTGAATCAGAAGATCTGATCACAGCACCACGTATTGAACCATTTTCTGAAAGAAGCGGCCTTTGGCCGCACCATGAGAGTCAAAGCACCCAAGAATTAGACGGCCACTCGAATTGGTGGAGTCGAATTCTTGGGCAGCCTGGCATTGATAGTCGCCAAGAAGGGATACCCGCAATATCTGTTCGCGGTTCTGTAAAAAGTGATCGAACTTTGCTACTCCTTAACGGGATTCCACTCAATTTAAGTGATGGGATGGGTCCCAGTGGTCTACTGATACCCGAAGAGATAGTCGGATCAAGCGATTTTATTCGCGGGCCGGCTTCCGCATTTTATGGACGATCCGCATTGGGAGGCGTGATCAATAACCGAACTGAAATTCACTCCCATCCGAAGATCCAGATGAGCACTGACAGCCTTGGACTTACTACCACACAGGGAATTCTTCCCTATCCATTTCGTGGACAAGGACGAGGACAGGTCTCCGTAATGAGGCAAATTGACAACGGAAATTATCCCTTTACAGTCTTATCCAATGGAGTCACTGGAACTCGCCTTCATAACGACAAACAAATAAATCGCTACACTCTTAGCAATGAGACCTCACTCAAAAAATGGAAAGTGAAACAAATCGCCCTATATGCCGAGAAAAAAGGAAATTACCCTGCCCGAATTGATTCTCCAACAACAAGCCTAACCCCTCCAAGTGGATTGATTGACAACCAAATAGGTCTTTTTGGACTCTCTCTGAATCGCGAACTAAATTCAATGAGCTCATTTGTTTGGAATCTATCAGGAATACGTTCTGATCAGAAATATGACTTAGATATGCCCTCGTTTAGTGCGACACGGACAGATCGAATTTTCCAATCGTTTCAGTTCTCCACAATATCGAACTCAACTTGGGCCTCACAAGTTTTTTTCGATCAGTACTACGACGAGTATCAGGCAAGTTACCTATCTGAGGGGCCATTCCATTCAACCGAAATTGAAGGCGGTGGAACTCTCCAAATTCCAATTTCATCTGAGCTCTCGATACAGCCTGGAGTTCGATATTCCGAAAAATTCAAGAAGCTGACCAGTTCTTTTGGCGTGTTTCAGAACACAAATACCCTGAGCAAGTGGATAACCTTCAGTCAAGGGTACCGTAATCCGACATTGGTCGATCGCTATTGTCAAAATTCATTCTGTCTTGGCAATCCAAATTTGCAACCAGAAGAAAGTGAGCAACTCGAAGTTGGTTATGCTACAAAAGCAGAACCAACTGTGCTCTTTCCCGATTGGAGCTTGGATCACAGCATCTCAATTTTCAGAACATTCCATCAGAATTATTTTGAATATGAATTTGTCGAAGGAAAATACCGAACCGAAAATCGAAGCGGAGCTGTTGTTTTCGGAGCCGAGGGCCTGATAAATCTGTCGACAGCATTTCAAATGACGACTCTCTCATTCACCTATCTTGAAAGCGAGAACCTTGATTCAAAAAGAAGCCTGAACCTTGTTCCGAAATTTCTTGGCACAATTGAAACGAAGGTTTCATTGGCGCAAGGGTGGCAAGGATGGGCAAAGCTGACATATATCGGCTCCTACCCTGATCAATTGAATAGCTCAAGCCCCGTGGTCGACCTTGGAAATACCTATCTCGTTGATTTGGGCGCAGTATGGCACCATAAAGGCTGGAATGCCTCGGTCTCCGGACTCAATATTTTGGATAAACCAATCGAACGGCAGGTGGGTTACCCCGAACGGCAAGTCTCTATACTCGCTAAATTATCGTGGGAAATCATGTAG
- a CDS encoding phosphotransferase — MKNVITLVPEAVSHDLLSFLTNSLGTEHFQLVPLAGDASSRRYYRVILNDQSWVLMEWEPFVNNNQYPFLSVLNHFSKNAIQVPYVKSVSGKDGLVLLEDLGDLTLERKFWESQSQDKAIPFYYQAVDELLKIHYTATSDRTDECTAFGIAFDTAKFLWEMNYGKEHLIEKLGKMHLSPLVEKELQRVFFEICSLLDKRPKFISHRDYHSRNLMIKLGKMRVIDFQDARLGPIQYDLVSLLHDSYVDLDKSSMEKVLQYYLTRCRDDYGQSISRDEFDEVFRLQSVQRCFKACGSFSSFYNIRGDTRYLKYIHHTINTVLDYLDFFPEYQSFKLLLGDSQLSQMDFEKI; from the coding sequence ATGAAGAATGTAATCACTTTAGTTCCAGAAGCTGTTTCGCATGACCTCTTATCGTTTTTAACGAATTCTCTGGGAACAGAACATTTTCAGTTAGTTCCACTTGCTGGTGACGCCAGCAGCAGGCGCTACTACCGAGTCATACTCAATGACCAGTCTTGGGTCCTCATGGAGTGGGAACCATTTGTCAATAACAATCAATATCCCTTTCTGTCAGTTCTCAACCATTTTTCTAAAAATGCGATCCAGGTTCCTTATGTCAAATCTGTTTCAGGAAAGGATGGCCTTGTTCTACTTGAAGACCTGGGAGACCTGACCCTCGAAAGAAAATTTTGGGAAAGTCAGAGCCAGGACAAGGCAATTCCCTTTTATTATCAGGCAGTGGACGAATTGCTGAAAATACATTACACGGCGACCTCAGATCGAACAGATGAATGTACGGCCTTCGGAATAGCCTTCGATACCGCTAAGTTTCTTTGGGAAATGAACTATGGAAAAGAGCACCTGATTGAAAAGCTTGGCAAAATGCATCTTTCTCCTTTGGTAGAAAAAGAGTTGCAGCGCGTTTTTTTTGAAATTTGCTCATTGCTCGATAAGAGACCTAAATTTATTTCCCACCGAGACTATCACAGTCGAAATCTCATGATCAAACTAGGAAAGATGCGCGTAATTGATTTTCAAGACGCTCGACTTGGTCCAATACAATACGATTTAGTCAGTCTCCTTCATGATTCCTACGTTGATCTGGACAAGAGTTCCATGGAGAAAGTGCTCCAGTACTATTTGACAAGATGCCGTGATGATTACGGGCAAAGCATTTCACGAGATGAATTTGACGAAGTCTTTCGATTGCAAAGCGTACAAAGGTGCTTTAAGGCATGCGGGAGTTTTTCAAGTTTTTACAACATCCGTGGAGATACTCGATACCTCAAATACATCCATCACACAATCAATACGGTCTTAGATTATCTTGATTTTTTTCCAGAATACCAATCTTTCAAACTCCTTTTGGGAGATAGTCAACTTTCGCAAATGGATTTCGAAAAGATATGA
- a CDS encoding Tad domain-containing protein, with product MRMTPNERGQTAIFVAMIFQVLFVLFAMSINVGLVVHDKINLQNSVDLAAYYAAQKQAEILNAIGHSNYQIRQSWKLLAWRYRVLGTLGKDEHPVRNNITSDTLYADTERPTTCVTYYPIWKGVAENENLCRRSLINIPPLPNVPVIAPFLGINAVISALSISLINQYNGQCQRHGAYNWWFAASSMMAFRIDQSHRKRSIFGLAQNLSGGNPEDFLDINGNSVFAGVAKTLDKNLTFANKTSAGGVQIHLFNSLHNVRREEWLPEVQTIPTIIYTDVDNSVGCKSMAVLVETPPQIAEARNYALNVLGGNEILPWVQSEPPTTHIMHMSMGVEKNPWFMAYVGVMAETRPRQIFFPFGPAISLKARAYAKPFGGRIGPWYHASWPRSSAVSVGPRTDPLAPPRTQQNGMLDSPSDITRLPNYSRFPGDQLGLRSGLALNGLKDLLALRTSFDEYKQTFRGMVPGAPNDPLAWDYDLDQVPPVRRYELSAISPDLFDITYYGIEPNFSANYFSHIFPNFSRFPFPPETIFRPDLGFRGGAINSYSVQDQMSDAAAFGKRRFDSFYFVREKAHLLTSWAPANQALNFEFPENFGKCSLPDDDMTVRVPGSCAAGGGRTGYSVKLVSRDALVSGNHAIGGVSEPAGSILNPPPNQDGW from the coding sequence ATGAGAATGACTCCTAACGAGAGAGGACAAACGGCGATTTTCGTCGCAATGATTTTTCAAGTGCTTTTTGTCTTGTTCGCGATGTCGATTAATGTGGGTCTCGTTGTTCATGACAAAATTAATCTTCAGAATTCAGTGGATCTTGCAGCCTACTACGCAGCACAAAAACAAGCAGAAATTCTCAATGCTATCGGACATTCCAATTACCAGATTCGCCAGTCATGGAAGCTCTTGGCCTGGCGCTATCGCGTGTTAGGTACTTTGGGAAAAGACGAACATCCCGTTCGAAATAATATTACGTCTGATACTCTTTATGCCGACACTGAACGTCCTACGACCTGTGTGACCTATTATCCTATCTGGAAAGGGGTTGCAGAAAATGAGAACCTCTGTCGGCGGAGTTTGATCAATATCCCTCCATTGCCGAACGTACCTGTCATTGCTCCCTTTTTGGGAATCAATGCTGTTATTTCGGCCCTTTCGATTTCATTGATAAATCAATACAATGGTCAATGTCAGCGACATGGAGCCTACAATTGGTGGTTTGCGGCTTCTTCGATGATGGCATTTAGAATTGATCAGTCGCATAGGAAGAGATCCATTTTTGGTCTTGCCCAAAATCTATCCGGAGGTAATCCCGAGGATTTTCTGGATATAAACGGAAACTCTGTTTTTGCGGGGGTAGCGAAAACTTTAGATAAAAATTTAACTTTTGCAAACAAGACTTCAGCGGGTGGAGTTCAGATCCATCTCTTTAACTCACTTCACAATGTAAGAAGAGAGGAATGGCTTCCTGAAGTCCAAACGATCCCGACAATTATCTACACGGATGTCGACAATTCAGTGGGCTGTAAGTCTATGGCGGTCTTAGTTGAAACGCCTCCACAGATTGCTGAAGCGAGAAATTACGCCCTCAATGTTCTCGGAGGCAATGAGATTTTGCCTTGGGTGCAGTCGGAGCCTCCCACAACGCACATCATGCACATGTCGATGGGGGTTGAAAAAAACCCCTGGTTTATGGCTTACGTGGGAGTCATGGCCGAAACACGACCCCGCCAGATATTTTTTCCCTTTGGGCCAGCAATCAGTTTGAAGGCGAGGGCCTATGCGAAACCCTTTGGTGGACGCATTGGTCCCTGGTATCATGCGAGTTGGCCGCGTTCCTCAGCTGTATCGGTGGGGCCGCGCACTGATCCTCTCGCTCCCCCGCGCACTCAGCAAAACGGCATGCTGGACAGCCCAAGTGATATCACTCGGTTGCCAAATTATTCGCGGTTTCCTGGAGATCAGTTGGGATTGAGATCGGGCCTGGCTCTCAACGGTTTAAAGGATCTTTTGGCATTGCGAACAAGCTTCGATGAGTACAAGCAAACCTTTCGAGGTATGGTGCCGGGTGCTCCCAATGATCCGCTCGCCTGGGATTATGATCTTGATCAGGTTCCACCCGTTCGGAGATACGAACTTTCAGCTATTTCTCCCGACTTATTTGATATTACTTACTATGGAATAGAACCGAACTTTTCGGCAAATTATTTTTCTCATATTTTCCCCAATTTTTCAAGATTTCCATTTCCTCCAGAGACTATTTTTCGTCCGGATTTGGGTTTCCGAGGAGGCGCTATCAATTCGTACTCTGTCCAGGATCAGATGAGCGACGCCGCAGCCTTTGGCAAGAGGCGCTTTGATTCTTTTTATTTCGTAAGAGAAAAGGCTCATCTTTTGACGAGTTGGGCCCCTGCAAACCAGGCTCTTAATTTTGAGTTTCCAGAAAATTTCGGGAAGTGCTCACTTCCCGATGACGATATGACGGTTAGGGTTCCTGGGTCCTGTGCTGCTGGTGGAGGGAGGACGGGCTACTCTGTCAAATTGGTGAGTCGCGATGCCCTTGTTTCGGGAAATCATGCAATTGGCGGGGTCTCTGAACCAGCCGGGTCCATCTTGAATCCCCCTCCAAATCAAGATGGCTGGTAG
- a CDS encoding sigma 54-interacting transcriptional regulator: MINWDEFEHIHVIKKLKQILSSWWNIDLIFTDERGHLRGVDSKGVHFTNPAVSVFLNKESAATNLSETIAKSIEDLRVSENRYSIRKWDTAGFDIAVVPILIDHDFMGTVVAMGFFKDENSSQRLTEVRERLAVFGANGDTIDVALSKLRYVEDQDREHFLELVELVSQEIVTLHLEITTRENRIKELNKELGSRYKYDNVIGKSKPMQSLYSLLDKIKTADSTVLIQGENGTGKELIAKAIHYNSLRKDKAFVIQNCSAFNDNLLESELFGHVKGSFTGAVRDKKGLFEIADKGTFFLDEIGDTSPTMQVKLLRVIQEGTFLPVGGLEHKRVDVRIVAATNRVLRDMVDQGTFREDLFYRLNVINIRVPPLRERKEDIPFLAEFFLNKAQNGEMKKTLTKRALEKLYDYAFPGNVRELQNEMERVVVLSGSETKITADMLSPKILEASEKGKIQGARVHGKLKDALEELEREMIREGLRRTGWNKSKLAKELGISRAGLIMKVEKYGLDKRKMLK, translated from the coding sequence ATGATTAACTGGGACGAATTTGAACATATTCACGTCATTAAGAAGCTCAAACAAATCCTGAGTTCATGGTGGAATATCGATCTTATTTTTACGGATGAGAGGGGACATCTTAGGGGTGTAGATTCCAAGGGCGTTCATTTTACGAACCCAGCTGTCAGTGTCTTTCTCAATAAGGAGTCTGCCGCCACCAACCTTTCTGAAACTATCGCAAAATCCATTGAAGATTTGCGCGTCTCAGAAAATCGGTACAGCATTCGAAAATGGGACACCGCCGGATTTGATATTGCAGTTGTCCCAATTCTTATTGATCACGATTTCATGGGCACCGTGGTAGCAATGGGCTTCTTCAAAGATGAAAATAGCTCTCAGCGTCTCACAGAAGTTCGCGAACGCCTCGCTGTTTTTGGTGCAAATGGCGATACGATCGACGTTGCCTTGAGTAAACTTCGTTACGTCGAAGATCAGGATCGTGAGCACTTTCTTGAACTCGTCGAACTGGTTTCGCAGGAAATTGTCACCTTACACCTTGAAATTACAACTCGCGAAAACAGAATAAAGGAACTCAACAAAGAATTGGGCAGTCGCTACAAATACGACAATGTGATTGGAAAATCAAAGCCCATGCAAAGCCTCTACTCTCTCCTGGATAAGATAAAAACAGCTGATAGCACAGTTCTCATTCAAGGCGAGAATGGAACGGGAAAAGAACTGATAGCCAAGGCCATTCATTACAACTCACTCCGAAAAGATAAGGCCTTTGTTATTCAAAACTGTTCCGCATTCAATGACAATCTCTTGGAGTCAGAACTCTTCGGACATGTGAAGGGGTCATTTACCGGGGCGGTCCGTGATAAGAAGGGTCTTTTTGAAATTGCTGATAAGGGTACCTTTTTTCTGGATGAAATCGGTGATACCTCTCCAACTATGCAGGTCAAACTCCTTCGCGTGATTCAGGAGGGAACCTTTCTTCCCGTGGGTGGCTTGGAACATAAGCGAGTTGACGTGAGAATTGTTGCGGCAACCAATCGCGTACTGAGAGACATGGTTGACCAAGGGACCTTTCGGGAAGATCTTTTTTATCGGCTCAATGTGATCAACATTCGAGTGCCACCCCTACGGGAAAGAAAAGAAGATATTCCCTTCTTGGCAGAATTCTTTCTCAATAAAGCGCAAAATGGAGAAATGAAAAAGACATTAACCAAACGTGCTCTGGAAAAGCTATATGATTACGCATTTCCCGGAAACGTGCGCGAACTGCAAAATGAAATGGAACGAGTCGTGGTGCTAAGCGGATCCGAAACAAAAATCACGGCAGATATGCTTTCCCCAAAAATCCTGGAGGCAAGTGAAAAGGGTAAAATTCAGGGAGCTCGCGTTCATGGGAAGCTAAAAGATGCTCTTGAAGAACTCGAAAGGGAAATGATCAGAGAAGGCTTGCGTCGCACGGGATGGAATAAGTCTAAACTGGCAAAAGAATTGGGAATCAGTCGCGCAGGACTGATCATGAAAGTTGAAAAGTACGGACTTGATAAGCGAAAAATGCTCAAATAG